The Roseofilum capinflatum BLCC-M114 genome includes a region encoding these proteins:
- a CDS encoding FHA domain-containing protein, with protein sequence MSQEPFFIQLTWHDPETGDRQNPVLPLPVALGREEISMPKTVENQTVTPVVLDHKKVSRLHALITLEGNQILLTDRSANGTRLHNHLLQQGTLPIQSQDQIEIGPYKITLSLVSQYDPKATEPETTRRSPLSPQTQTTLNPWWSQSWIIGIMGAAIAVCIAVGTWALVSWLLEKSRPSRPAVEEAFRVELRK encoded by the coding sequence ATGTCTCAGGAGCCATTTTTTATTCAGTTAACGTGGCACGATCCAGAAACGGGCGATCGCCAAAACCCCGTATTGCCCTTACCGGTTGCCTTGGGTCGAGAGGAGATCTCGATGCCCAAGACCGTAGAAAATCAGACTGTTACCCCCGTGGTACTCGACCATAAAAAAGTCTCTCGCCTCCATGCCCTCATTACCCTAGAAGGGAACCAGATCCTCTTGACCGATCGGAGTGCCAATGGTACGCGATTACACAATCATCTGCTGCAACAGGGAACCCTACCCATTCAGAGTCAAGACCAGATCGAAATTGGCCCCTATAAAATCACGTTAAGCTTGGTCAGTCAATACGATCCGAAAGCCACGGAACCGGAAACCACTCGGCGATCGCCCCTGAGTCCTCAAACTCAAACCACCCTGAATCCTTGGTGGTCTCAGTCTTGGATCATTGGTATTATGGGCGCGGCGATCGCTGTCTGTATCGCTGTGGGCACATGGGCCCTGGTGAGTTGGTTATTGGAAAAGTCTAGACCGTCTAGACCGGCGGTAGAAGAGGCATTTAGGGTGGAATTACGGAAATGA